From the genome of Paludisphaera rhizosphaerae, one region includes:
- a CDS encoding dihydrolipoyl dehydrogenase family protein has translation MTHPEGYDLVVLGSGAPGKLLAWALASSGKRAAVVERRYIGGSCPNIACLPSKNVIHSAKAADTFRHGGAFGIADRGWKVDMTAVRDRKRKMVDGLVELHLEKYRASGAELVMGEGRFVAPKTIEVELNEGGSRTLRGEVVVIDTGSRARLDDTLGLAESKPLTHVEALDLDEIPGHLIVLGGGYVGLELAQAFRRFGSRVTVVERNKALIHREDPDVTEEIERLLRDEGVEVLTGTALHRVEGTSGRSVRLETSRGSIEGTHLLVAGGRTPNTDGIGLEKAGVETNEHGHVKVDDHLRTTAEGVWAAGDCAGSPHFTHIGEDDFRVLLANLTGGDRVTTGRQVPYCLFTDPELARVGLSEREARERGVQYRLAKIPMNAVLRARTLSETRGFFKALVEKNGDRILGFTAFGPDAGEVLAVVQVAMLAGLPYTALRDAVLTHPTMAEGLAGLFSSVPSR, from the coding sequence ATGACTCATCCCGAGGGATACGACCTGGTGGTTTTGGGAAGCGGCGCTCCGGGCAAGCTGCTGGCTTGGGCTCTCGCTTCGAGTGGGAAGCGTGCGGCGGTCGTCGAGCGGCGGTACATCGGCGGTTCCTGCCCCAACATCGCCTGCCTCCCGAGCAAGAACGTGATCCACTCCGCGAAGGCGGCCGACACGTTTCGCCACGGCGGGGCGTTCGGGATCGCCGACCGGGGCTGGAAGGTCGACATGACCGCCGTCCGCGACCGTAAGCGGAAGATGGTGGACGGCCTGGTCGAGTTGCACCTGGAGAAATACCGGGCCAGCGGCGCTGAGCTGGTCATGGGCGAGGGCCGCTTCGTCGCCCCGAAGACGATCGAGGTCGAGCTGAACGAGGGCGGCTCCCGAACGCTCCGCGGCGAGGTCGTCGTCATCGACACCGGCTCGCGCGCTCGGCTCGACGACACCCTCGGGCTGGCCGAGTCGAAGCCGCTGACTCACGTCGAGGCCCTTGATCTGGACGAGATCCCCGGACACCTGATCGTCCTGGGGGGCGGCTACGTGGGCCTGGAGCTGGCCCAGGCCTTTCGGCGCTTCGGCAGCCGGGTGACGGTCGTCGAGCGGAACAAGGCCCTGATTCACCGTGAAGACCCCGACGTCACCGAGGAGATCGAACGCCTTCTCCGAGACGAGGGGGTCGAGGTTCTGACCGGGACCGCCCTCCATCGCGTCGAGGGGACTTCGGGCCGGTCCGTCCGCCTGGAAACCAGCCGAGGTTCGATCGAGGGGACGCATCTCCTCGTCGCCGGCGGCCGCACGCCGAACACCGACGGAATCGGCCTGGAGAAGGCGGGCGTCGAGACGAACGAGCACGGGCACGTCAAGGTCGACGACCACCTGCGGACCACGGCCGAGGGCGTCTGGGCGGCGGGCGACTGCGCCGGCAGCCCGCACTTCACCCACATCGGCGAGGACGACTTCCGCGTCTTGCTGGCGAATCTCACCGGCGGCGATCGCGTGACGACCGGTCGGCAGGTCCCCTACTGCCTCTTCACCGATCCCGAGCTGGCCCGAGTCGGCCTCAGCGAACGCGAGGCTCGCGAACGCGGCGTCCAGTATCGGCTGGCCAAGATCCCCATGAACGCCGTGCTGCGAGCCCGAACGCTCTCCGAAACGCGGGGCTTCTTCAAGGCGCTCGTCGAAAAGAACGGCGACCGGATCCTTGGCTTCACCGCCTTCGGTCCCGACGCCGGCGAGGTCCTGGCCGTGGTCCAGGTGGCGATGCTCGCCGGCCTCCCCTACACGGCCCTTCGAGACGCCGTCCTGACCCACCCGACGATGGCCGAAGGGCTCGCCGGCCTGTTCTCATCAGTCCCATCGAGATGA
- a CDS encoding alpha-amylase family glycosyl hydrolase, translated as MLSLNDPRVQAAFEAAAERTVKVVDVAGEPRPILTPYPSPQDWRDVWIHRLTLDRLDGGESRSPVSLLAGDSFQGGVFHGNRARLKSIKELGAAAIWLSLAIGNRQSNPSSFDDSRGRNFLQPEPRSAPAPETADDELRNLVDEAHAQGLYVIFDAVLNPPGGVFGYSGSGLNGFAIPAREGMVHLAPNALIHAHQYVIARYDVDGLHVAPLESVGRGFTRTFGNAIREYALSIGKKNFFTFGEVDEGEDRLARFIGRNTSDDRDMPGVDAALDVPLASLLPRVARGVAPPTSVIDVYRRRKAVERHLLSSHGEAGRCFVAYLDDQHRVQDGTTDAEDPQAVLAVALLFGLQGIPCLGHGAKIGEHGRGGLDSSLPLYRAIQSLSEVRDAEPALRYGRLYFRPISGDGVHFGASTFAPGVLAFSRILHNREILIVANTSTTARFTGHVLLDLSLHAEGDVLRILNAPFAPGSGVPPGPVRTRDGLTIQEVEGGLGTGPANTIEVDLAPIEVQILG; from the coding sequence ATGCTCTCGCTGAACGACCCGCGGGTCCAGGCCGCCTTCGAGGCCGCGGCCGAGCGGACCGTCAAGGTCGTGGACGTCGCCGGCGAACCGCGGCCGATCCTGACCCCCTACCCTTCCCCCCAGGACTGGCGCGACGTCTGGATCCACCGCCTGACGCTCGACCGTCTCGACGGCGGCGAAAGTCGATCCCCCGTAAGCCTCCTCGCCGGAGATTCGTTCCAGGGTGGCGTGTTTCATGGGAATCGCGCACGCTTGAAGTCGATCAAGGAGCTTGGTGCAGCAGCGATCTGGCTCTCTCTTGCGATCGGGAACCGTCAATCCAACCCGTCGAGCTTCGACGACTCAAGGGGCCGGAACTTCCTCCAGCCCGAACCTCGGTCCGCCCCAGCCCCGGAAACGGCCGACGACGAGCTGCGGAACCTGGTCGACGAGGCCCATGCCCAGGGCCTCTACGTGATCTTCGATGCCGTTCTCAATCCCCCCGGCGGCGTCTTCGGGTACTCCGGCTCCGGGTTGAACGGTTTCGCCATCCCCGCGCGCGAAGGGATGGTCCACCTCGCCCCGAACGCCTTGATCCACGCTCACCAGTACGTCATCGCCCGATACGACGTCGACGGCCTTCACGTCGCCCCCCTCGAATCCGTCGGTCGCGGCTTCACCCGGACCTTCGGCAACGCCATCCGCGAATACGCGCTGAGTATTGGCAAGAAGAACTTCTTCACCTTCGGCGAGGTCGACGAAGGCGAGGATCGGCTCGCCCGGTTCATCGGCCGCAACACCAGCGATGATCGAGACATGCCAGGCGTCGACGCGGCGCTCGACGTTCCGCTCGCATCCCTCCTGCCGCGAGTCGCCAGGGGGGTCGCCCCGCCGACCAGCGTCATCGACGTCTACCGCCGTCGCAAGGCCGTCGAACGTCACCTGCTCAGCAGCCACGGCGAGGCCGGGCGCTGCTTCGTCGCCTACCTCGACGACCAGCATCGGGTCCAGGACGGGACGACCGACGCCGAAGATCCGCAGGCGGTTCTGGCCGTCGCCCTCCTGTTTGGACTTCAGGGAATCCCCTGCCTCGGCCACGGCGCCAAGATCGGCGAACACGGACGAGGCGGCCTCGACTCAAGCCTTCCCCTGTACCGGGCGATCCAGTCCCTTTCTGAAGTTCGCGACGCCGAGCCGGCCCTGCGCTACGGCCGGCTCTATTTCCGGCCGATCTCCGGCGACGGCGTCCACTTCGGGGCCTCGACGTTCGCCCCGGGCGTGCTGGCCTTCTCGCGAATCCTCCACAACCGCGAGATCCTGATCGTCGCCAACACGAGCACGACCGCCCGCTTCACTGGCCATGTCCTGCTGGACCTCTCCCTCCACGCCGAGGGCGACGTCCTACGCATCCTCAACGCCCCCTTCGCACCGGGGTCAGGCGTTCCCCCCGGCCCTGTACGCACCCGCGATGGGCTCACCATCCAGGAGGTCGAGGGGGGCTTAGGAACGGGCCCCGCGAACACGATCGAGGTCGATCTGGCCCCGATCGAGGTTCAGATCCTGGGTTGA
- a CDS encoding aminoacyl-tRNA deacylase: MYLTEYLRSRRVWFKPLLHAPAFSAERLAARLHVSGRGVAKAVLMNVGGEEWLAVLPASSRIDLARLAGALGRDSADVRLATADEVARRFSDCEPGAVPPFGRPYGVGTILDASLTDSEIAFASHTRHEALRMRLADYDIVEAPIHAEFATPLAPAPSPRPSRRPRRRRAG; this comes from the coding sequence ATGTATCTCACCGAGTATCTCCGAAGCCGTCGCGTTTGGTTCAAGCCTCTGCTGCATGCTCCGGCCTTCTCGGCCGAGCGGCTGGCGGCGCGGTTGCACGTTTCGGGACGAGGAGTGGCGAAGGCCGTTCTGATGAACGTCGGCGGCGAGGAGTGGCTGGCGGTCCTGCCGGCTTCCTCGCGGATCGACCTCGCCCGGCTGGCTGGGGCGCTGGGACGTGACTCGGCCGACGTCCGGCTCGCGACCGCCGACGAAGTCGCCCGTCGGTTCTCCGACTGCGAGCCCGGCGCGGTGCCGCCGTTCGGCCGGCCCTACGGCGTCGGCACGATTCTCGACGCCTCGCTGACGGACTCCGAGATCGCCTTCGCCTCCCACACGCGGCACGAGGCCCTCCGCATGCGGCTGGCCGACTACGACATCGTCGAAGCCCCGATCCACGCCGAGTTCGCGACGCCCCTCGCGCCGGCCCCGTCGCCAAGGCCCTCGCGACGCCCCCGACGCCGCCGCGCCGGTTGA
- a CDS encoding sialidase family protein → MRGSRKLAVAALLVGAWGSSAFAQEKPKPPGFIKDADDLRSRIDRELKMTKPDFVVFVPRVQGDRIVDTGNEHFLAFDGPDGSLMAVWTQSSVENSSAALPPDQHIAFARSDDEGKTWTDPRIIAGPKKPGDGPMASWAYPLVSKKGRLFVLYSQHIGKFDTFFHHTGWLHGIYSDDAGKTWSAPQEVPVARSTQDNPDPTMPPNMLCWQKPLRLGADGKYCAGFTRWTSHAVVPHKLKDWRAADARVEFMRFENVDDSPEPKDLKISWFAANDKALTVPFPDHPELSACQEPATVKLPDGRLFVVMRTAAGSPYWSQSRDGGETWDAPRVLLRKDGGEPLLHPLSPCPIYDVGGEAAGSGRYALFLHNHDGHYKNYGPTQTGFHRRPIYLAAGRFQPGADQPVWFDEPRFFMDHDGVPLGKPGTPGRLDLAMYASSTVRHGQAVLWYPDRKFFLLGRIIGEEWFRPAP, encoded by the coding sequence ATGCGCGGATCGAGGAAACTTGCGGTCGCCGCCCTGTTGGTCGGAGCCTGGGGCTCGTCGGCCTTCGCGCAGGAGAAGCCGAAACCGCCGGGATTCATCAAGGACGCCGACGACCTGCGGAGCCGGATCGACCGCGAGTTGAAGATGACGAAGCCCGACTTCGTCGTGTTCGTGCCCAGGGTCCAGGGGGACCGGATCGTCGACACCGGCAACGAGCACTTCCTGGCCTTCGACGGCCCGGACGGCTCGCTGATGGCCGTCTGGACTCAAAGCTCGGTCGAGAACTCCTCGGCCGCTCTGCCCCCCGACCAACACATCGCCTTCGCCCGCAGCGACGACGAGGGGAAGACCTGGACCGATCCCCGGATCATCGCCGGCCCCAAGAAGCCGGGCGACGGCCCAATGGCCAGTTGGGCCTACCCGCTGGTCTCGAAGAAGGGCCGGCTCTTCGTGCTGTACAGCCAGCACATCGGCAAGTTCGACACGTTCTTCCACCACACCGGCTGGCTGCACGGCATCTACTCCGACGACGCCGGCAAGACCTGGTCGGCCCCGCAGGAAGTCCCCGTCGCGAGGAGCACGCAGGACAACCCCGACCCCACGATGCCCCCCAACATGCTCTGCTGGCAGAAGCCGCTCCGGCTGGGGGCCGACGGCAAGTACTGCGCCGGCTTCACCCGCTGGACCAGCCACGCCGTGGTCCCGCACAAGCTCAAGGACTGGCGCGCGGCCGACGCCCGGGTCGAGTTCATGCGGTTCGAGAACGTGGACGACTCGCCCGAGCCGAAGGACCTCAAGATCTCCTGGTTCGCCGCCAACGACAAGGCGCTGACCGTGCCGTTCCCCGATCATCCCGAACTAAGCGCCTGCCAGGAGCCCGCGACGGTCAAGCTCCCAGACGGCCGCCTGTTCGTGGTCATGCGGACGGCCGCCGGCAGCCCGTACTGGTCGCAGAGCCGGGACGGCGGCGAGACCTGGGACGCCCCGCGCGTCCTCCTGCGGAAGGACGGCGGCGAGCCCCTGCTCCACCCCCTCTCCCCCTGTCCGATCTACGACGTCGGCGGCGAGGCCGCCGGCAGCGGCCGGTACGCCCTGTTCCTCCACAACCACGACGGCCACTACAAGAACTACGGCCCGACCCAGACCGGCTTCCACCGCCGGCCGATCTACCTGGCCGCCGGCCGCTTCCAGCCCGGCGCCGATCAGCCCGTCTGGTTCGACGAGCCCCGGTTCTTCATGGACCACGACGGCGTCCCGCTGGGCAAGCCCGGCACGCCCGGCCGGCTCGACCTGGCGATGTACGCCAGCTCGACCGTCCGCCACGGCCAGGCCGTCCTCTGGTACCCCGACCGCAAGTTCTTCCTCCTCGGCCGGATCATCGGCGAGGAATGGTTCCGCCCGGCCCCCTGA
- a CDS encoding DUF3826 domain-containing protein, which yields MKAVPSLLLAAFLVSHNAFGQTPPVDQPSAEAAARSDMEQAKKAAEWAAALKLDDPGKEARVKDVITAHLKAVRDWHNSHPFTTVPAGINPATGSRLSNLDRQVIADSAIPADVHEALMTGLQKDLTPEQVETILDRYTVGKVAFTMKGYHAIVPDLTAEEEAGILAFLKKAREEAVDYKSMNEISAIFEIYKTRSEQLLNANGRNWKALYKAYTDAVKAKKAAAKPAAP from the coding sequence ATGAAAGCCGTCCCCTCCCTCTTGCTGGCCGCCTTTCTCGTCTCGCATAACGCCTTCGGCCAGACTCCCCCGGTCGACCAGCCCTCGGCGGAGGCGGCGGCCCGGTCGGACATGGAGCAGGCGAAGAAGGCCGCGGAGTGGGCCGCGGCGCTCAAGCTCGACGACCCGGGGAAGGAAGCCCGCGTGAAGGACGTGATCACGGCCCACCTCAAGGCCGTCCGCGACTGGCATAACTCGCACCCCTTCACCACCGTCCCCGCCGGGATCAATCCGGCCACGGGAAGCCGCCTCTCGAACCTCGACCGCCAGGTGATCGCCGACTCCGCAATCCCGGCCGACGTCCACGAGGCGCTGATGACGGGCCTTCAGAAAGACCTGACTCCCGAACAGGTGGAGACGATCCTCGACCGGTACACCGTGGGGAAGGTCGCCTTCACCATGAAGGGCTACCACGCGATCGTCCCCGACCTCACGGCTGAGGAAGAGGCTGGAATCCTCGCCTTCCTCAAGAAGGCCCGCGAGGAGGCCGTGGACTACAAATCCATGAACGAGATCTCGGCGATCTTCGAGATCTACAAGACCCGGTCCGAACAACTCCTCAACGCCAACGGCCGCAACTGGAAGGCCCTGTACAAGGCCTACACCGACGCCGTGAAGGCCAAGAAGGCAGCAGCCAAGCCGGCCGCTCCCTGA
- a CDS encoding phosphoglycerate mutase family protein: MLAANSPASAVALRAVYLVRHAEKDGDALSATGRKQADKLADLLKNSGVTSIYTSQFERTRQTAAPVKAALEAAGSHVQILSLDLPTTLLEHPEDASLLASYGRSAVQTLQEKSPDEIVLIVGHDVTIPAILLALGYASPVRIDPTEFDRLFQLIPRAAGSSPGFWELTHYA, encoded by the coding sequence ATGCTCGCTGCAAATTCGCCTGCCTCTGCTGTCGCCTTACGGGCCGTTTATCTCGTTCGCCACGCCGAGAAGGACGGCGACGCCCTCAGCGCGACGGGCCGCAAACAGGCCGACAAGCTCGCCGATCTCCTGAAAAACTCCGGCGTCACGAGCATCTACACGAGCCAGTTCGAGCGGACGCGACAGACCGCCGCCCCTGTTAAAGCCGCGCTGGAGGCGGCGGGCTCACACGTGCAAATCCTGTCGCTGGATCTGCCGACGACCCTTCTCGAGCATCCTGAAGACGCCAGCCTGCTCGCATCCTACGGCCGATCGGCCGTCCAGACGCTCCAGGAGAAGAGCCCGGACGAGATCGTCCTGATCGTCGGCCACGATGTGACGATCCCTGCGATTCTGCTCGCCCTGGGGTACGCGTCCCCGGTGCGGATCGACCCGACTGAATTCGACCGACTATTTCAGCTCATCCCCCGAGCCGCTGGTTCATCCCCCGGCTTCTGGGAGCTGACGCATTACGCCTAA